ttgttggactagcacctaggagcaagaggaaacaaacatcagggataatgctcgataggttaactaaatctagaggaggaagaatggagatccgttctgagacaggtttaaaaaggccacgtgatgctacagagtcagccaagttagtatcagaggcagcggttgccgttaggtgtcatgtacgtatcctcccaacatggattcggtacaggaatgacaaagacgaaacccagttcaacaccttcctcgaccatttatctgtaagtatggttatgtatggaaactagtaatatcgtcttgctctgtcccatactttctaggttgctgataatgagactcccataaatttcaacatatgaggttcaagttggatagccaagatgatgcaaccagacaagcttgcacccatgttttcaagtctgctctgcgacagtatcggtataacttgaggaaaactcactttgaaggcaaggctaacagtgaactttcccaaacatctccaatggaaaatatatcggatgaagactggaggggccttgttaaacactggtctgatccgaagtatcaggtacattatatatatgtgatcagatcacatgttgaagtcctatttacgcatgtgccacacaaatctatcttcttgtaggtgaactgttcaaagaacaaggccaaccatacgaaagtgaaattccaacagacgacaggatctcgtagctatattgcacactgcgaggctcttgtaattagctgctatttcacttttcgctgtaccatattatcagatctatattgacttgttcgaaatgcagaggaaagcctgcaaggaccaaaaagtacctaaACCAAATggtgtggaaatcttcaaggactgtcacaccagcaagaagaagggcatgactacaccagtcaaagccgctgttgtaagtccttaatcctcatgccttttaactactacttactctgacttgtgccttgaactgcatggtttgcagccaatgtctattactcttttcaattttatacacaattgtcttagcgtatcattgcaccttacaaggtttaaaagagaggagtgatgttcctttgatcttgacccgtaatctagttccgtgctggacttgcccacacaacggtACAATTGCCtatttgtctgttctcagttgttttgtgatatgaatgatgtcatactatccttaccgtattataaacttcgtctctttatccttagccctcaatacaatgtgaagaaatagacaatacattagcgatggtacatggtcatatgtttggaacctggttttattatgtactttgcaataaaatacaactaatattttacatgggttcacccgaataagttctgtatatagaccaaagctattttgttaggttttgctgcctccttaatatcttctgttctggtactactaatgtaaaacctcaacttttcagcgagctatggaaaaaatggtggaaccgccaccttctgaaggtaacgaggcaactataaccgcaatgtcagctcttgctgcagtgggtcagtacctgtgcactaacagtgccaaaagcacgttcctgcgtaatactgggttggttgttaaggcaatatcatccaaactgcctcatgatcaagatatgcaagctcaaagcaatgttgtatctgcgctccagacacaagtccattccctaacaaagaccctttgtgaaacaaggagaaacattgctcaatgtcgtcaagatatgcatggttttgaaaccagactatcagacatttgctatgttgttcaggagcctaggggaaatgaaggcgagggttatggtgctccatcggacaatacagcatgaaaacgtaacagtcaggtcaaatgaactgagcttctgaacttctggtggtgcatttatctgctagactgttaagttttatgccaaccttccttttgttatatagttgtaatttgttttggtgcgatacaaaatttattcttaacgtgcagccaccgggtgaagaaaacagcaagccatttttgtatagtgtagtgtgttccctatatttgcactggtggcgatctttgatgccgagtggatgtaatctgtgcaatcgccttaatagcctagcattagtttcggccttatttatttcctagtcttcttttccctggtttgctagtggccgcaactaccatgggccatatacgggccgtaggatccatgggtctcctacgggccgtcgataaatgggcctctAATTGGTGGGCCTTGGGCCGTcagataaatgggtctacatgggccataatcgggcgtaattggtatcggcccagcacggtcaCAGGCCGTAGGATAGCAaatgcttaattctgtcacaggcataacgggtcgttaatgggaaagaatataggacgggctggaaacggcgcaacgggttaacaggccagaaacgggccgactcttgccatgggccgaatttggcccattagggtaacaggccagtaacgggccgactcttgccatgggccgaatttggcccattagaggaacaggccagtaacgggccgattcttgccatgggccgaatttggcccattaggggaacaggccagtaacgggccggaagtaatcgagggccgaaaaggagcccaataACATATGGgtcgtcaataggccgaaagctaacacgggctggaaacggcccatgtaaatcatgggcctttaacgggtataaagaaaattactgttcattatgggctagagtcaccgtaggcctgtaaagggccgaaagatacgaaggcctcatatgggccgaaagacgtcatgggccatacatgggccgaaagtaaaatgggctggtgttatattcgacggcccacatgacgttgttgggcagatttcctttagggcctaacgggccgtgagttaacgggccgtaaaatgggctatttgcgaagagaccattaacaggcttttcatgggccagcccgttaacttttgaccaagtcaaacgggccagctttgtaagctaaatgggctagtggtgggccgtggcacgtgtcgacatatcataggcacctatctgacccactgacgagctgacacgtgtttcgtccggccaataagaactTTACatgtggaaatttcccattggtcggggctgttaacgggttatcggatccaaaacccgacccgaagCTTAACGGCGTtgcgttacggtggatgccacatgtcggtcacccttgacgaaagcacttctgtgatgcgtgatttatcgtcatggaagtggacacttccgtgatgataatttctgtaatgtcatggaacacttctacgatagcacaggtatgactatcttgattctgtcataaaatcgtcatgaatgtacatgcatgacaaaaaacacgatctactgtgacaaacacgtatcatcacggaagtgtatttttttgtagtttaACCAGCAGCTCTGCTTGCTCCCTTGGCCCAGCTCCTTGCTGCCGAGGATGGACGAGACTCGGATGCGGAGCTCCTTGCACATGACATATTGTGTCAATGCTTGCAGCAATAGAAGGAACTCACATACCATAGAACTTGCACAGTAGTGTATCAACACCCCAAAGATTTGACTGAATTGAACTGTTATATAACCAAGTTAGAGCTGGCAGAAGTTGCAGGTAAATAAACATCCATAGAGCTAACATGCTGTATTTCTGTAGAAAGAAGCATCAACTCACTATTATACACAAAAAGCTAGCCCATACATGCACAGACACCAGAACGGTACATAGAATGAAGCACATGGCTAGTACTTGCTACCCTGACATTTCAGGCATTCTAGTGTTTAGGAGATTTGACTTCCAGCAGAAAATTATGTCTATCAACAACCCTAGCTAATAATAGCAAATTAAACTGTATACTACCAGGCAAGACACAAACTGCTTGTCCTGATATGAAGTGCAAGCATCTTCAGTAATTGAATCTAACACATAGTCATATATCAACCAATAGTAAGGGGGGAAAAGAACAGGGAACGGCGAGGTTATACCTGGTCTTCTTTAGCCTCTCGAGGTCATCCCTGAGCTTCATGTCGACGGCGTTGGAGACGACCTGGGAGAACCTCACGTCCTTGTAGTCCTTCTTCCTGTTCAGGAACCAGTCCGACACCTTGAACTGGCGCGGGATGTGCACCACCGCCTGAGCAAAAAGGGCGCGGGAGAAGGTTGAGGGCAAGGTTCTGCCCCATGACGGCGATGCCAGCACGACCAATTCTGGTCAGAGCCATCTCGTACCTGAAAAGAGATGCACCAAACACGTCATGTACAGAACTATGGCCAATTTTGTACCTGAAAAACACGGAGGGTCAAGGGTCGACCATGTCAAGGCTATGACTGAATAGAAGGCTCCCCAAAAGGTAGTTTCTATCTGAATTCTGAAATGACTAGTTCAAGGCTGTTAcaagcatgtactccctccgatcaaaaataagtgtctcaactttgaaTTAAGGAGGGAGTACATAGAAACCAACAACCAGCAGATTAATATAAGTTCTTCCATTATCAGAAAAGACCATGAAACAGACATTCTGAAACCAACGAAAATCTAATATAAGTTCTTCCATTATATTTACCGACCTACCTATCGATTTCTCAACACCAACAAACAGTCCTCAATTGGAAGTAACAACCAACAAAAATTCTATTTAGCATGTGTGCAAACTGGAGTTGTTTCAGTTCATACAGCAGATAAAGGAAATATGCAAATGTCTCATCTATAATTCACAATCATAGCACACAAGGGGGCTAAATAATGGCAACCTGATTACCATCAGGCACAGAATCAAGGCAAAACACATCCAGCAGACATAATGCCGAACCAGCAGCAGAGAGAAAGTGAATAATACCGAGGTGGAGATGTTCCTCTTGCCATCGGTGGCGCAGACCAGGCATCGGTACTCAACAGGCTCCCCCTTACTCACCATCTTCTTCAACCTAGCCTAACACTTCATCGACGCTGCGCATATCGAACAACTCGTCACATCAGAGTTGCTGAACCCATCAAATCTACAACCCACACCTCACGAGCCAGCTGTAAGGGTTGGGGGTCTCTCACATCGCTTCATGGTGACCCACATAAAGCCCTTCTCCGTGCTCCTCTCGCACATGCTGGTCAGCTTGGTCAGGAACAGATCTGCCTGCATCAACACCTGCACAGAACACGCAATGCGGGCAAACATGGTCAGAAAGAGTTCGACAAAGCAGGGCGGAATTTCCTGCTATCTGATGAATTAACAAAACAAGAGTGGACATCTCACAGTGAGTTAACTATCTAATGAATTTAGTAAAACACATACTAGCATTCACTGACTTGTCCTATACTAGACAGGAGGTCCAATTAACATTTGGGTACATTAATAACCAGATTATAGGTGAAAAATAGCAGTTAGAGGAGTATTCAGTAACTAGATGAGATGAGAGAGGGACCTGCTGCGCAAGCTCCCTAGTAGGGCAGATGCAGATGGCCTGGGGACTCATGCAGCTGGGGTCGACGCGGCTGAGCATGCCGAGGACGAAGCAGGTGGTCTTGCCGGAGCCGTTGTGCGCCTGGGCTACGAGGTTCTTGTAGGGCGGCGTGAGGATCATGGGAAGCGTGACGGCCTGGATCTTGCTGGGGCGTCTGAACCCCATCTTGTCAACCTGTATGCAACAACATAATGATTACCAACAGGATATAATAGTGACATACTGTAATCCAGAGTATAGTTCAACTAATCACACTAATCGGGATAGTACGCAATTAACAGAAAGCCAAGAGTTTGCAGTATCAAGCAACCAAAAATATAACACCTTTACCCTGGCGAAGAGCTTAGCATCAAGCCTACTTAGCCTTTCCAGCCACGCAACATCAGTGTTTGTAGACATAGTTAAATCGGCTTCAAAAAATTGCAGTAATTTCTAGAAATTACTAGTAGGATTTATGAATTGCATCATGATTAACTTGGACAGTCGACAGGGCTACCAACTGAAAACGCGCAGCTCCTTACAAGACAAGCAAAGCGTGATCCAGAAAGCTAGAGCGCCGGAATCTTACGTTGTGGCGGGTCCCCTTGTACATCTTGCCGGGGTTCCCGAGCCCAACAAACAGCCACGGCTTGTGGGCCGCACCGCCACCGCAGCCGGCAGTGGCCGGCAAAGAGGATGATGAGGCGACGGTGCTGCTAGTGGGGCCGTTCGCGCCCATGCTTCTACGGCTCGAGCGGGCGAAGGAGATGCGCAGAGGCCACCTGGGGAGCAAAGAACCAAATCAGCCAACCGACATCGACACTGGCATGGCTCTCTCCCCACCCCCCCAAATCCAGCAGCAGCGGGAGGGAATGGAAGGGATGGGGAGAAAATGGGCGAGAGAGCAGAAGCAGACGGAGGAAGAAGGACCCCGCCTCGATCTGGACCCCGCCTCGATCTGCACTCCCATGGCGTCTCTAGATCTTGACGACGACGGGCCTTGACGACGGCTCTTGACGACGACGCGCGTCCGGCTCGATCCACGCGAGGACGAGACGCAACCGTCCCCTCGTACAAACGGAGGTCCCTCTTCTCTTTTGATGGGaggagagggagggggcggcggctgTGGGGGGAAGAGAGCGGGAGGGGCGGCCGGCGATGAGGTCAGACTAGGCGGTGGGTGGCAGCGGCGACGTCAGCTGGGACGGTGGGTGGCAGCGGCGATGTGTGGGTGGGAGGGCGCGGTCGATCTGGTCGATGGGGAGGATGGAGCGGAGGGGAGGGTATCGGGCGCCGTCGGACGGTGCCGGAATCGGGCGGCATCGGGCTCCGTAGATTGGCGACGAGGAGTGGTGGAAGGGacggggaggaggtggcggcggcggcgaggagatgGGGACGAGGGAGGAGGGGTGCGATGGGGGATATGAGCTAGGGTTTGGGCTGCGGGTGGGgatctttttcttttcttttttctgtagatagatggatggatggatgtgggaTGGAGAGATGGATGAATGGACGGATGGATGGGCGCCatgtcatcgatccgtgggaAGAGTTCTCAGTGGTTCAAAAAATCAGTGATTTAAAATAGTCTTCAAGTATTAAAAATAGAGGGATTTTATGAAGCAGCTATCAAAAATATTTTGCAAAATGGCACCACACAAATTTTCAATAGACTTAGACAACATTTTATAGATAAGGACCAATTTGTATGCATTTCTGATCTTTCTAGCtattttaaatcattttctgAGTGCCCAAATGAAATGTTTTTGTGAAGGGCCTatcatatatttgttgcaaaattgtaccaaatcaattttataaaatacaaggatatatttaatgcacaattgaccaaatggttgggtgtaaaaagttttgatccacctctcgtgaaaaagacaaattcccgccgattcaggtggaagcgggtcaaatttgaactgtagctacctcgtagtttgctctttattttatccaaaaatcatttctaggtacataagtatctatttaatcatagaaacaccaaaaaaaattcaagattcaaccactagctaggaacggttattcccgccattttgaccgcattttgaaacaggcataaaaaattcaaaaaaaatcaaaaaattggaaaaccttcgcattgtttcATTAAATGTGGCCAAGTTACCagcaaaaattataaacttgtaatacggtaatttaaaaaaagtgttctcagaaacgagctatcaagtgtgaagattcatggctttcaagccatatgatcaatcttatggccacattcatggcatagtttgttcaaatgatctcatattatgcacaagggtgcatcttggaattccaaacaatgttgcctaagggagttttcattttctttggacgaaaaattcattttccatttttcgagtgcccgaaatgaggtttttttgtgaaggacctaccatatatttgttgcaaaattggaccaaatcaattttctaaaatactaggacatatttaatgcacaattgaccaaatggttgggtgtaaaaagttttgatccacctctcgtgaaaaagacaaattcccaccaattcagctggaagcgggtcaaatttgaactgtagctacctcatagtttgctctttattttttccaaaaatcatttctaggtacataagtatctatttaatcagagaaacactaaaaaaattcaagattcaaccactagctaggaacggttaTTCCCgccattttgaaacgggcataaaaaattcaaaaagttggaaaaccttcgcattgtttcattatatgtggccaaggtACCAGAAAAATttataaacttgtaatacggcaatcaTTTTAAAAAAGttttctcagaaacgagctatcaagtgtgaagattcatggctttcaagtcaaatgatcaatcttatggccacattcatggcatagtttgttcaaatgatatcatgttgtgcacaatggtgcatcttggaattccaaacaatgttgcctaagggagttttcattttctttggacgaaaaattcatttccatttttcgagtgcccgaaatgaggtttttttgtgaaggacctaccatatatttgttgcaaaattggaccaaatcaattttataaaatactaggacatatttaatgcacaattgacaaaatggttgggtgtaaaaaaaAATTATCAACCTCTGGTGAAAATGACAAATTCCcaccgattcagtaggaagcgggtcaaattggaacaacagctgcctcatagtttgatctttattttttccaaaaatcatttctaggtacataagtatctatttaattagagaaacatcaaaagttttccaagattcaaccactagctaggaacggtcaagcccgccgttttgacctcATGTTGTGCagaagggtgcatcttggaattccaaacaatgttgcctaagggagttttcattttgtttgcacggaaaattcattttccattttccgagtgcctgaaatgagtttttttgtgaaggacctaccatatatttgttgcaaaattggaccaaatcaagtttctaaaatactaggccatatttaatgcacaattgacaaaatggtttggtGTCAAAAGTTtcgatccacctctggtgaaaaagacaaattcctgccgattcagtaggaagcgggtcaaatttaaactgcagctgcctcatagtttgctatttattttttccaaaaataatttctagttacataagtacctatttaatcataaatacatggtttggtggcgatacgtcgaggtttggacagtggccgagggccccaactctagagcgcataaactcgcatgcccgccgcgaggtcaccgcgtgaccgtggcgttgccatgtgttctgggcggcctaggcatgtctagtgggttgggcactccctaggtaggtgctaggaagaaaatcacaacataagattctcacgaggagaccgatcgatgctcaaacatgaataagccgccaagtgtttgattagcggtacgggaaatgcacGTACCGCtaagttttggctgaggatgatcacttactaagaagaccgtcttcacaaattttcagctcaacaggaggagcctaggtggtacttgctttgcaaagtaccacactggacataaatacgaatgttgaagctgggctcaaaataatgaatggattgagctggcatttggtggaggatggttatttgggcataggaaagcactgtagaaaatggataccatttgacatgccaaagtggtacttccttcacaaagtgtttttctgaacagaataggaaaatgaatatttttaaattatttttgaactaggcaaggaaggttttttacatatttgacaaagatatgacccaaagaatttatgagaattttttgggaattttgggaatgacagaaatataggttgcttcacaacctagggcaaaaactgccacatggacatgacacataggcaaaactgatgaggtggcgcctagtcatagcaacccaccacaatttacaaggttatgaccatctatattggtcatgatcagctagaaataaggcagcggacctatgctatctgctttatgacaatttcgtgtaaggaaattacgacctttccgaccaaaatggtcgttatagtttagggtttggagccccccgaacagcttttgaccaattggtctgaaatggtcatagatctatgaccaattctttgAGGGTCACTGatagaaggtcactagttgacatatttcttgtagtgatatatataagctggagcctcagcgcttgttcgctagggtttgcactctccacactctcgccgcactacatatatatatatatacacgctggaggctcagcgttcctttgctagggtttgctatattcatagtctctcaccctcttcaccagatctaaacaagactgcgttctggcctctgtctctctcaccccctcacagctggcgaaggaggcgtccg
The sequence above is a segment of the Aegilops tauschii subsp. strangulata cultivar AL8/78 chromosome 6, Aet v6.0, whole genome shotgun sequence genome. Coding sequences within it:
- the LOC109736793 gene encoding DEAD-box ATP-dependent RNA helicase 38, translated to MGFRRPSKIQAVTLPMILTPPYKNLVAQAHNGSGKTTCFVLGMLSRVDPSCMSPQAICICPTRELAQQVLMQADLFLTKLTSMCERSTEKGFMWVTMKRCERPPTLTAGS